A window from Drosophila miranda strain MSH22 chromosome Y unlocalized genomic scaffold, D.miranda_PacBio2.1 Contig_Y2_pilon, whole genome shotgun sequence encodes these proteins:
- the LOC117194002 gene encoding uncharacterized protein LOC117194002 codes for MPLETWRLWLPLLLFLRHLAAESPQCFHFTWVGAYENHSNIHTETCEARVGDFNDIPCVMPLVVTANDTVPDVKALWHNMTEDRENILCQISPGFSCVKYSYIFKGGIQNITYMCARVNSSNGCYRQTHPTGMQVEACVCTSRVGLIPCNGCSSSTQTMHVMGLALCLLNVYQLLNKYRIV; via the exons ATGCCACTGGAAACGTGGAGATTGTGGCTACCGTTGCTTCTGTTCCTCCGTCACCTGGCTGCCGAAT CGCCCCAGTGCTTCCACTTCACGTGGGTGGGCGCCTACGAGAATCACTCGAATATCCACACAGAGACCTGCGAGGCGAGGGTCGGCGACTTCAACGATATACCCTGCGTAATGCCGCTGGTCGTGACAG CCAACGACACGGTGCCGGACGTGAAGGCCCTGTGGCACAATATGACCGAGGATCGCGAGAACATCCTTTGCCAAATTTCGCCGGGCTTCTCGTGTGTCAAGTACTCCTACATATTCAAAGGCGGAA TCCAGAACATCACGTACATGTGCGCCAGGGTGAACAGCAGCAATGGCTGCTATCGACAGACCCATCCCACTGGCATGCAGGTCGAGGCCTGTGTGTGCACCTCCCGAGTCGGTCTGATACCCTGTAATGGCTGCTCTTCCAGCACTCAAACGATGCATGTAATGGGCCTGGCCCTCTGTTTGCTCAATGTTTATCAATTGCTGAATAAATATCGAATAGTTTGA